The window TCATGGAGACAGAAAATGCTTCaagggcaacaacaacaaaaagCTTCAAAGGTGTACCTAGTCTCCAACATCGTGCATCTAAACATCGCAACATCCGGACAGAACGGTCAGATATTTTTCCAAGTCATGCACAAACATTCAGGGCCGGTTCATCCAAAATCACACAAATCAGGGTTTGTGGGCATCCATGTCCGCCCTGTAGGCCTGCGACACCCTGAGCCATCCAACAAACCCTCTCTTATTCCACTCCAACTAGTACTTCTTTTTCCGTGCCACGTTCATGCCGGTTCAGAGGAGATGTGACCGGTCACTGTCACCTGATGGCTGAACATAATGACATTCACACCATTGTAGTGGTCATGAAAGTTGCTCTGGCTCGCCACTCGTGCCGTGTGTGCTCGCTCTCCACGCCGCCGCCATCCGCATTTCAAATATTGCTAGAGGAGCAACGACACAACCTATAACTCCTCGAGCACCACCGGCTCACAAAGGGCCAGATCACCAACAAGCAGGCGAACGAGAAGGTTGTGGGCCATGAGCGATGATAGCTATGTGTCAACAAGACAAAGTGCGTCTTGTTCGAGGAGATCGCGGCGAAGATGGACACGGAGGCGACGCAAGGGGTGGTGGACGGGAAAGCTGCCAGCCTCGGCAGCTCCAGGTTGTTCGTGCCAACGACTACACGTGGTCGGACCATCTGGTTCGATCGTCAGCCTCACCTCCACCGATGATGTCCACTACTCAAGTGGCGGACTCCGGCGAGGAGTAGGACGTGGGACACCGACATGCCCACGTCTGGCGAAGAGTAGGACGTGGAACACAGATGTGTCATGTGCCGACGTCCGTCGAAGAGTAGACTAGCGCCGGTTACTTTTGCTACGTAAAAAAAATCTAAATATTAATGAAAATGTCGTGTGTATTTTTATTTGTTGCTCATGGTTGGATGATCCGCTAAAGGGAAGCATGGGTCGAGTAATTCAAAAAAGGCTCCAAGTGTGAAGAGTAAAATtagaaaagaataaaaaataattcaaaaatatttgaattttttgTGTGGCAAACTTTAAGTAATGTTTGAAGTGCGTGCAAAGTTTTATCGCAAAATCATATTGGTGGAAATCATGGCAAGAAAACAAAATAAGAGCTCTAAAATgcgtatgaacatttccaaagcatCAGTTTTGTTTGTTTACCACGCTTTTCACCGATGCGATTTCGCGATGAGTTTATACATGCACTCCAAACATTCCATAAAGTTTGCCACATAGAAAAATCGttattttttttgttgttgttcatctaGGAGCATTTGAGCTTGAGACTAGAAACTCCGCGTCCTGCGCAGGCATGTGCGTTCTCCCATggtcataaaaaatatattttcagGATATGTTTGGACATTTCTTTTTCCAGTGGAGCTTTATTAATGCATTTGAGCTGCCTCCTCGAGctggtttcttttccttttttcttgagGGAAGTCTCTTCCAGTTGTTGACTAGCCAAGATTCGGGATAGTGCCCTCCACGCAATAACAAAACATGGCTATTTCTTTGCGTACTCGAGGGTGGAAGCCTAGCTAGCTGGAGTAGGAAGGAGGAGGACGAGAGAGACATCGACCGCCCGGCCCTGGCAAGCAAGAAGGACGAACTAGCAAAGCTTTGCCCTTTGCAGCCACACACCTTAAGGACTACGCACGCGGACGGCGAAAGGCGAGCATGCGTGTGCATTCTCCCGTACTCGACGGCGCGCGCAGATTGATAAGGCGCGCGTCGCCCTCTACCGCTGCCTTGCAAGCGTCGTCGCCGCGGTGGATACGATCGGCCTCGCAGAGTGGTGGATGTACGCGCGCGCACGCCTCCATCCCACTCGGCGCTCGCGCATGTACGCCATGAGGATGCGGTCGTTCGAGTATGTACCTACCGCGCGTCACCTTCCTCCATCGGCTCGCTCGCATTGTCTTTGCTTGCAAGCGTCGCCCAAGCCAGTATCGGCGCACTTGTGCCGATTGTGCCCACGCCTCCATGAAAGTGAAACCCGTCGCGCCGCGTCGATATCAACCTCAAAGTAATTTAGGCCATCTCCGACACGGTACGCCAAAACGGATACACTAAATGTCTGCGGACATGGGCATTAGTAGGGGAGCCGGTAATCCAACTGTATGCATCAAAAAAGAGGCAGCACTACATGTCGGCCAGTCGATAATTTGAAAAGATCCGCTGCCTCAGCATCCGTCAGATGGAGTCATAATCTATACAACAAGCTCAATGTTGTGCTCATCTCTCCGCAACATTGGTCTTGTTGCAATCTTCTTCGAaccatttttttatttttgcaaCTGGAGCCTTATTGCGCTCAGATTTCTGCAACAAAAACCTTGTTGCAAACTTTTTCGGACATTTTTCCTTTCGATATTTGCAACATGAGTCTTGTTGCACTCAGccttctacaacaacaacaacaaccttgTTTTGAGGAACTTTTTCAAATTGTTTTTTCTTTCGATATTTGCAACACGAGCCTTGTTGCACTCAGCCTTCTGCAACAACAACCTTGTTGCAGAACTTTTTTGGACCGATTTTTTCTGTCGATATCTGCAACAGAAGCTTTGTTGCAGAGAACCTTCTGCAACAAGAGTCTTGTTGTTCCCCGCAAAGAAAAAACAAGAGTCTTGTTGCAAAATCTTTCTTTGCAGCGGGAAGGAGAGCGCGGCCATGGATGGGGGAGGCGAGCGCGGTCATGGATGATGGAGGCGAGCGCGACTGTCGGGTGACGAGGTTGTTGGGGTGCGTGACTGTTTAGGAAGGTCCATGTCGGTGTCACCCGACCTACACAGTGGCCGCCATCAACCGTCTTTCTGGCCAGACACTGCTATTGCTCGTACGCCCGCGCTAGCAACTAGTTGTAGCTCGTACGATGGCTTCACTCGCTTATGTTGTAACTGCTGCTAGCGAGTTTGGAAAAAAGCGNNNNNNNNNNNNNNNNNNNNNNNNNNNNNNNNNNNNNNNNNNNNNNNNNNNNNNNNNNNNNNNNNNNNNNNNNNNNNNNNNNNNNNNNNNNNNNNNNNNNNNNNNNNNNNNNNNNNNNNNNNNNNNNNNNNNNNNNNNNNNNNNNNNNNNNNNNNNNNNNNNNNNNNNNNNNNNNNNNNNNNNNNNNNNNNNNNNNNNNNNNNNNNNNNNNNNNNNNNNNNNNNNNNNNNNNNNNNNNNNNNNNNNNNNNNNNNNNNNNNNNNNNNNNNNNNNNNNNNNNNNNNNNNNNNNNNNNNNNNNNNNNNNNGCGGGGTAAAAGCGATGGCGGTCCCACCTAGGACACGTGTCACACGTGGGAGGCGACAGAAGCGTTAGAAAGATCAGCCAGACGAAAAGAATTATTTCCTATAAAAAATTTAAATCTGGACAATAGGATGGGCTAGGAAGACCTAAAGGAGAAAACATATGGACTGTAAGGACATATGCTTTGACTGACAGTGAGCCAAGCGGACTACCTGAACTCTTCTAAAGCTCCCACATATTTTAAAAAGTGTCTGGACCACATGGCACGGACATTCAGGGGCGTTTTGATAGACTGTGTTGAAGATGCCCTTAACTATCTAATCATCGTATGAACTTTCCCATGAATTCGTTCGTAGCTAACTTTCATAATGCTTAAGGCCTTGTTCGGATCCAATCATAGAGAAATTCGCATGTGCACGCGCCTGTCCAGTCCTACACGACCTCATGATTACTTTGCGATCTGCAAAGTCGTTGGATTTCGCACAAAACACGTCAAGTTTTAAGTATTAGTTTTCCAAACTTGGTGATTCTGTCATTTGTTTGTATCAAGTTAAAATAATATATGTTTTCATGATAGTAGTTATTTTGATATATAAAAGTAAACtagttaaaataaaaataaatcgtTTCCCAGATCTGTAAATTAAAAATCTACGTGTTGGATTTTTTTTAGTGGTTGTTGGATTTTAGCCTTTTTTTAGGCAATGTTGGAGTTTAACTTTTTTTTTTGAGTCGATGTTGGAGTTCAACTCTTTTTTTTTAGGGTTgttggagtttatactagtttacgTATGTGTCCGATAGGCTGCCGCAGTAGCGTGCCAGTGGCTGGCCCATGTCGAAACCTTTAATTAAGGCGTGACGGCCCTAATTTGGTCTCTCGTGGCCCAGATAGCGCTGTTCGATCGAAATAGGCCTTCAACCCTCctcacaaaagaaaataaaaatagagcATCCTCCCTTCCTCCATCGTCTTCTTCCCCCTTCTCTTTCTTGCTCCAGGGGAAAGGAAAACAAAAGCCGACCTCCCTCTGCCCGTCTGCCGCCAAGGGAAGAGAGGAGATTGCAGGAGGGGCGCGAGTCACGAGCCATGGACGCTTCAGCTCTCAACGACCCGAGGTTTCAGGCGCTCTTAGAGGTAACCCTTCTAACCCTAGACCTAGGCCTAGACCCTAACCCTACACCGTCAGTCGGGGTAACAGGGCGACATCGCGGATCCTGGTAGTGCCCGCAGGCCCATCGGGGCCTTGGTTCGCAGCGCAGCGTTTTTGTTCTGTTTTCGGCGGTAATTTTTGTGCGATGTAATCGTCGCCAGAAGACGTACGGATGATCTGGCGCTCCCTTCATCCCTTCGTGCTGTATTTTGCGCTCGGATTTATTACAGAATAGTTGGAGATGTGAGATTCGCGCCGATTATTCTCACTCTTGTGCAAATCCGTCGgcgtgctgtaatttctttatataGAAAGCAAAAGTAAAGTAAATTTAGGAGTTATGGTGCTCCTGAATTCTTAGGTTCAGATATGTCCTGCAGGTTAGTATTGGGACTGAATTCAGCATTACAAATTGTAGATccgtttaggaacacaatggatgaACCTGTCAACTCACCAAAGCGATTTTCTTCTTCTCATAGCTTCAAAGCTTGTCCAGCTGCTCAAAAGGTCCCAGATCCATTGTAGAACTGGATGCAGTCCAGCTTCTGCCAGTAGAGTTTGTCCAATTCCTTGTGTAGAAGAACTACTCTAGCCCTTACTCTAAACTCTAAACTGAACCATCTGGAATCTATCTGGTTTCAAGCAGCACGTGACTGTCCAGGTCCATTAGTCAGTTAATCATTTTACTTTTATAAGGCTTGAAATCTTTTACTTGGAGGGTACAAGGAAGCTTAAAATCGTGGTCTTTGGTTTTCTGGCAACCTGTAGTTAATGAATATACATGGCTCATTAGGTGGTCATTGAAATTAGAATAGCCCTGAACACACCAAGTGCGTCTGTAATTATATTATATAATGGAGCTATCTTGTTGTTTTGTGCAAATAGTGACGCATATCATCTCCTGGGAGATTATAAATTTATAACGCTCAAGTGATTTACATCCAGAATTTGCTGATGGTTATATGATGGAATCTTGCATTATTTTGCCATGTTCTTTCCTTGGTGAAACACTTGCATATAAGTTGCAAGATTTGAAATAACATAGGACTTTGTATGACATAACCTAATCCAAAAAAAGGTGGCTGATCCACCATGTAGTGGTATTTCACAATCTTCTTTCATACAAAAACACTTGCCTGTCTATAAGCAGTCATCCTTATTATTTGGAAAAGAAACGCCGCATGCAACTTGCTGTCGCATCTTGGAAGCTTATGTTCGTGGTCATTTATGTGCAGGAAATATATTTGCTTAGAAATAACATCAGAGTACACGTTTAATAGTTGGAACCCAACTTAAGAGGAAAAATAGGGGTTCACATAATCACATGGTCGAATTTGAAGAGAAGAATTATAGCTTGTCAAGTATTTTCATCTAGCATGCTGCAGGGACCCTCATTAGGAGTTTCTGATATTGTAAATAGTTGGTTTCATTTAGCTTCTATTTTACAAATCTCTAATTCAACCTGTAGTTCAACAGAAATCTAATCAGCACATACATTTTGTCTCTGTgcaggaggagaagaaaaaggccaTGATGAATGAGATGATAGCGAAGCTGACTGACACTTGCTGGGACAGATGCATCACCGGAAGCATCGGGAGCAGCTTCAGCAACAGCGAAACCTCTTGCCTGTCCAACTGCGCAAAACGCTTTATTGATGTTAAGATGCTCACCATGCAACGAGCAAACAGCAGTAGCTAGGACCAGAATAGGTCTCCTGCCTGCCGCATCTGAATATGGAGTCCAATAAAGTTGATGCAAACCACCTATCTTTCTCCGCAACATTAATGATTTTGTTACTTCTTTTGCTGTTGGACCGTAGTTAGTGTGACGGTTGCCAGAAATTTGTAGATGGTGATTAAAATGTTACTGCTACTATGTTTTCACTTTGATATGGGCAGATGCTACGGCGTGATTAGATTTGAGCAATTAtgtttttgtactccctccattccacaatgtagtgcttcctttatccatgtgcttcaactttgaccgtaaatttaactaccaagaccgattgcggcgggagcaaaaattatatcaatgaattcgtatttgaaagaagttttcaattatatattttttccctgccgcagttggtctcgttggttaaatttatggtcaaagttggacctcgagaagcgcggacgcactatattttagaatggagggagtatgaaacACCCTGCTCTTATGGTACTTGGGCCTTTGTTCTGTTCAACCTCCTCCTAGGGGTTTGGAGAGGATTGAAGGGGAATTTGGCTTGTAGGGGATTTTATCCTCCACAATCCCTGTCAATCCCCTCTAAATCCCCATGAAAACTATGACTTCACACCAGCCTGTATCAGAAACCTTCTGTGTCGCCATCGCTGATAGGAAGACGACTTGGCACCGGCGAGCACACACCAGCCGACACGGACACCAATGATGAGATGCAGGAGGATGCAAATCTTGCAGTCGCCTCCGATGCCGAGAAAAGGAGTGGAAAAGCATGCACCGCCTCCAGACCTGAAATGGGTTGGTTTTGGTGCTGTTTCAGAGTTTGAAAAGAAAACATGATGATTCAGCAACTTTTAATCAATATATGGCATACGCTACACAGCTAAGCTCTTGCAATAGGAAATTCCAGCGAAGCGCCAGAAATTTGTTACCCTTTGATAAGAAACTATAGTTTTTGACATAATTACATAAACACAAAAAAAAATGTCTGTCTGAGCCCAGGTTCGAACTGGGGACCTTTAGTGTGTGAGACTAACGTGATAACCAACTACACCACCCAGACGACTTGTTCAGACTTCTAACCCAAATCTTATAATAGGATAAGAGTCTCGCTAAACGCAACCACGCCGAACGGTCGGATGGAACAAAACAGAGATGTATGGACTCAGGTGCATCAGAGATGTTATGGACTGAGCTCAGGCTGCAAGTGGTACACTAAGCtaccctcaaaaaaaaaagtgATACACTAGGCCTAGTTTGGCAGCAAAGTATTTTTTAAACTGTGGTAATTGAAAACCAGAGTATTCTCCTGAATGGGCAAGGAATACCACAGTTTTTTAATAACAATGTTTTTCTCAGTTTCGCATATGTTTGGCTGGTGCTGTCTTATCAAAGTTTTGACCCAAGTATTTGGAGTGGATGACTGAGTAATTAGCCACTGTTAATGGCGGCTGGCTGCATGCAGCCGCCATGCACCGTCCGACTCGATCTAGCTGATACTAGGATCTGTAGAATATGACTATCTCTGATGCACCTACATGCGCGTCAGCTGATCTAGAATATGTCATCCTTCCTTCACGCATGGCCTTTGCATGGGCGGCTGGCATTGAAAGCTCCAACTAGTCCACCTATAGCCGAGGAATCGATGGAGAAGCATGCAAGATCATTGTATACTGATCAGTGCATAGACAAACCCATACCTTTTTTCCCTGGTGGTGAGCTTGATTCGCTCATGATGAAGAGAAGAGATGGAGATGACGCCGGCTGGAAGGACCCGAGAGACCTACTACTCATAAACAAATCAAACTGAATCGGCTATAACATGGAGATATAGAGGTTGTTTTACCATATAACAGAAAGAGGGGAAATAGGATGGGGTCGCAGTATCCTTATCTCGATGTATACGGCAACGTCAACTGCGATCTACCCGACGTTTTCTCTCCGTTCTATTAAAAAAAAGAGGTCGGGACCCCTTTTCCAGATACCGCAAAAAGACCATGGTTTCTGGCATACTGTGGTTTACAAATCTTCGGTTTTTTTCTGAAACCAAACGCAGCAAAGTATTCAAAACCGTGGTTTTTTTCAGAAACCGTGGTATTCTCAGAAAACTTTAAAAAAAACTTTGCTGCCAAACGCAGCCTAAGCTGGAGAGGCCCGCGCCCGCCCAACAACTGCCGCATATGTTAAGTGGGAGATCCGCATCTACCCACATAATTTTAAGTGGGACAAGTGGTTTAGTGGGCATTCCATACAACATCAAAATTCACAAAACACAATAACCTGAACACAGCCAACTCTGCTCTGTGTTACTACCAGTCCTTAGACTACAAAGCCAGGAACGGTAAATAAAAATGACAGCCAGCAACCTCTACGCCCATCCACATTTACAGCAATTGGACATAAATTTTTGGCATGACTCCTATTTCTATCATGTTTTGGCGTGACCCAAATTTTTGTAGAGAGAAGCAAGTAAACAGTCCCTTGTCAGCACTATGAGCTGGAATCTTCAGGTTGATCCACAGATATATGAACtgcaataaaaataaataatacTTTTCAGAATGTACCACAAGAAGAAAGCCTTAAGAAACAGTAGTAAAGAGGGCATTTGTTTCATAACATGAGCTAAAAACAACATAATTCAAGCCTACGCTTACAAGCTCCAGCGATTTTCCTTACATTTTTCCTTAACAAACTTAAGATGAGCACAGAAATAATCTTTATTACTACCTCTataccaaaatataagacgtttttgtaggCTAAACTAGCctacaaaaatgtcttatattttgatacggagggagtagttcaacaACAATCAGTGGACTGCATGTACTATACTAAGAAGAAGGACCAATTACCAAGTTAGCAAATACACCAAAAGTGGGCTTATTCACAGATTAAAATAATAGCAAATCAGAAACTGTGATTGGATTGATGATAGTGATATAATCCTTGGTTCAGAACTTGAAGTCAATTCTTATGCCATCTTCCCATAGCAAGTAAAATCAAGACTTTACTGTATATATTAGCTGCAAATTAAGGGAGACTTCATGGACATACAGTAATCAAATCTTTTACGGGCATCAATCTCTTCCTGCACCGCCACGGCACCTGAAGCTGCACTGACCGCCACGCCTGATCCTATCGCTTGATTCACAGACGATTAGGACACGCCCGCTTCCTGCACCGTCACATCACTTTCAGGTTACAAAATATAAATACAGAATACACAGGAACCAAGCTAATGTCCTGAACTTACAGCTGCTAATCCACCATCATCAGTTGAGTATGTTCTGAGCCGCGTAACTGCAGAGGAGACACTAGATAACTCGGCCGGAGCCATTCACTCTATTTCTCATCCCACTAAAACTTGATCTTGCTCCAACCACACCTTCGCGTAGAATGACTGAAACTGAGTCTTCCTGCAGTCCTGCCCCTCAACTCCCTGCTTATATACACAGCTTGGGCAAACCTCCCGCCCTTGTTgttaaaattttgaatttgtgtgttTTCCTCTTCACACGCAAGCAGGCAAATGGACCTGTCAACATGCTGGCTTTTAACGCAAACAACATTAAACCTTTGGAGCATACACCAAGCAATTGTAAATTTGTAGTCAGAAATTTCATATCTTATTACTAAATTCAGAACAAGGCACAGCCTACATCAACTGATTGACAGATCAACATCTGTGGCATATTCATGAGCTAAGCAGGTTGTTGTCATGCTAACACCGGAGAAGCTACGGCAAGGCCAGATGAGCCGTGGCCCGCCCAGGACTGAAGCAAAAATAATAATCGCATGATGCCCAGCACACAACAATGCATTGATTTTAGCATTGTTTCTACTCTGTGGCCCGCACAGCTTTTCTTTGGTAGCTCCGCCACTGAATGCTAACATGGCATACCCATACAGTTTGATTGGCCAAAAAACCTCACTTCGCTAGGTTACAACTATTGCGTAATCAAACTCCGTGTCCCATCCCAATGAATCTATCAATAACATTCATTGGCTATTGACTAAATCATAGAACTTAAATTCAGTTATACTGCATAAGGCCCCAGCAAATTATCATTTGAATCTCATCCTTGACACTTGACACTTGATATTGCAACATTATCTTAGAAAATTAGGATTTTTACCTTGTTCTTCCGGGGCTAGTCTTGGTTCTTGAGGGTTCTTTGCAGACTTCAACGCCGTCGCCAACCGCTGATTCCGGCTGCTTCGTGTTCATGACGCCGTTCATCGTCCAGTCTGGAGTAGGACACAGAACAAGTAGGAACACGAATCTACAGCACATTCTTATGCACATGGCAAACAGCTAATGACCAGTCACCAGAAATCTCCACATGAGCAATGGCCATCTCTGAAGTGATGGAACCGGGTGCGGTCCCTCATGATGATCTCCCTTCCATACACCCGGGAGACGAGCTTCGTGCTCTCGTGACAATCACTGCACACCCGGAGGTTCTTGATGATCCTGATGGGCGCACCCGGAGAGGAGGCGATCAGGGCGAAGGCAATGGCGAGCCTCTCGCTATGGTAGGACAGAGCATCTGccttgtcctcctcctcgacgTTGAACATCACAGCCGTGGTGCTCGGCCGGTGCCCGCTTTCCTTCAATCTGGCCTCGATCTCTTGAACCATGGCGTACATCTCCCTTGAGGCAGGGTGTGTCTTGTCACCAATCAAGAACTCATGGAGAACACCGTCGATGTCAAGGAGGCTTGACCCAGGGCTCTTGTCAATGCCCATGGCCTtcatctccttcctcgccttctttgCGTCCTCCCATAGTCTCATTCTCACGTAGAAGTTGGACAGCAGGACATAGTTTCCACTGTGCTCTGGCTCGAGCCTCATCAGCTCTTTGATCGTCCTCTCCCCAAGTTCTAGCTTGCCATGAATCCCACATGCCCGTATCAAAGACCTGTACATTGCGGCGTTCGGCGGAATGTCCATCCCTCGGATAAGCTTCTTGGCAACATCAAGCTGACCAGCTCGGCCCAGTATGTCAACCATGCATCCATAATGCTCGATCCTCGGTGTGACCCCAAACTGAATCTCCATTCTATCGAAGAGCCACCGCCCTTCATCCACCAACCCAGCATGGGCGCACGCGCACATCACCGCCAGCACCGTGACGCTATCAATCGGGTAGCCCTCGGCACACATCCTGTCAAACAAGGTGAGGGCAGCTCGGCCATGCCCATGGAATGCCAAGCCCTGGAGCATGGCATTGTAGCAGCGCGTGTCCATGTCCGTAACGCCAGCGAACACCTGCTCGGCCAGGTCCATTTTCCCGCACCTGGTGTACATCTCTACAAGCGCTGTGGCCACGTAACAGTTCACGGCCAGCCTGTGCCTTAGAGCATACGCGTGCGCCCACAGGCCATGCCCGAGAGCGCCGAGCTCCCCGCATGCGCCGACGACGGTGACGAGCGTGATCTCGTTTGGCGGGACCGTCGATGAGACCATGCGCGCAAACAGCTCAAGAATCTCCGCCGCCTCGCCAGCGCAC is drawn from Triticum dicoccoides isolate Atlit2015 ecotype Zavitan chromosome 4A, WEW_v2.0, whole genome shotgun sequence and contains these coding sequences:
- the LOC119286217 gene encoding mitochondrial import inner membrane translocase subunit TIM8-like; the encoded protein is MDASALNDPRFQALLEEEKKKAMMNEMIAKLTDTCWDRCITGSIGSSFSNSETSCLSNCAKRFIDVKMLTMQRANSSS
- the LOC119283556 gene encoding pentatricopeptide repeat-containing protein At5g43790-like, coding for MAQMSPDAAPSRHALAADPLPALRRLRAAAPRVFGQLHALLLTSGLALHSPNFALLLRLASSSVPSLSRRHQLLLCSPLPPTAFLANSLLLAHLPSALPLYSLLFLASPPLLRPNEFTYPALLRASPPRTALALATHSLKFLGAGAASRDRVLGAALLDAFARCGRIASCRRVFDRIVQPDLPAWNALLTTYARRVRDSSCAGEAAEILELFARMVSSTVPPNEITLVTVVGACGELGALGHGLWAHAYALRHRLAVNCYVATALVEMYTRCGKMDLAEQVFAGVTDMDTRCYNAMLQGLAFHGHGRAALTLFDRMCAEGYPIDSVTVLAVMCACAHAGLVDEGRWLFDRMEIQFGVTPRIEHYGCMVDILGRAGQLDVAKKLIRGMDIPPNAAMYRSLIRACGIHGKLELGERTIKELMRLEPEHSGNYVLLSNFYVRMRLWEDAKKARKEMKAMGIDKSPGSSLLDIDGVLHEFLIGDKTHPASREMYAMVQEIEARLKESGHRPSTTAVMFNVEEEDKADALSYHSERLAIAFALIASSPGAPIRIIKNLRVCSDCHESTKLVSRVYGREIIMRDRTRFHHFRDGHCSCGDFW